From a single Rhinolophus ferrumequinum isolate MPI-CBG mRhiFer1 chromosome 15, mRhiFer1_v1.p, whole genome shotgun sequence genomic region:
- the SYT3 gene encoding synaptotagmin-3, translated as MSGDYEDDLCRRALILVSDLCARVRDADTSDRCQEFNDLRIRGYPRGPDADISVSLLSVIVTFCGIVLLGVSLFVSWKLCWVPWRDKGGSAVGGGPLRKELGPGVGLAGLVGGSGHHLGAGLGGHPLLGGPHHHAHTAHHPPFAELLEPGSLGGSDPPEPSYLDMDSYPEAAAAAVAAGVKPSQTSPELPSEGGAGSGLLLLPPSGGGLPSAQSHQQVTSLAPTTRYPALPRPLTQQTLTSTSQPDPSSEERPPALPLPLPGGEEKAKLIGQIKPELYQGTGPGGWRGGGAPGSGEAGTGAPCGRISFALRYLYGSDQLVVRILQALDLPAKDSNGFSDPYVKIYLLPDRKKKFQTKVHRKTLNPVFNETFQFSVPLAELAQRKLHFSVYDFDRFSRHDLIGQVVLDNLLELAEQPPDRPLWRDIVEGGSEKADLGELNFSLCYLPTAGRLTVTIIKASNLKAMDLTGFSDPYVKASLISEGRRLKKRKTSIKKNTLNPTYNEALVFDVAPESVENVGLSIAVVDYDCIGHNEVIGVCRVGPDAADPHGREHWAEMLANPRKPVEHWHQLVEEKTLTSFTKGSKGLSEKENSE; from the exons ATGTCAGGAGACTACGAAGATGACCTCTGCCGGCGGGCACTCATCCTGGTCTCGGACCTCTGTGCGCGGGTCCGAGATGCTGACACCAGCGACAGGTGCCAAGAGTTCAACGACTTGCGAATCCGAGGCTATCCCCGGGGCCCAGATGCAG ACATCTCCGTGAGCCTGCTGTCGGTCATCGTGACGTTCTGTGGCATCGTCCTTCTGGGCGTCTCCCTCTTCGTGTCTTGGAAGTTGTGCTGGGTGCCCTGGCGGGACAAGGGAGGCTCTGCAGTGGGCGGTGGCCCCCTGCGCAAAGAGCTGGGCCCTGGGGTCGGGCTGGCAGGCCTGGTAGGCGGTAGTGGGCACCACCTGGGGGCTGGCCTGGGGGGCCATCCTCTACTCGGGGGCCCACACCACCATGCCCACACCGCCCACCATCCACCCTTCGCTGAGCTGCTGGAGCCAGGCAGCCTAGGGGGCTCTGACCCCCCTGAGCCCTCTTACTTGGACATGGACTCATACCCAGAGGCCGCGGCTGCTGCAGTAGCCGCTGGGGTCAAACCCAGCCAGACATCTCCTGAGCTGCCCTCTGAGGGTGGGGCAGGCTCTGGGCTGCTCCTGCTGCCCCCCAGTGGTGGGGGTTTGCCCAGTGCCCAGTCGCATCAGCAGGTCACAAGCCTGGCACCCACCACCAG GTACCCGGCCCTGCCCCGGCCCCTCACCCAGCAGACCTTGACCTCGACCTCCCAGCCAGACCCAAGCAGTGAGGAGCGGCCACCTGCTCTACCTTTACCCCTGCCAGGCGGCGAGGAAAAAGCCAAGCTTATCGGGCAAATCAAGCCGGAGCTGTACCAGGGGACAGGACCCGGTGGCTGGCGGGGTGGCGGGGCCCCGGGCTCCGGAGAGGCCGGCACAGGGGCGCCCTGTGGCCGTATCAGCTTCGCCCTGCGGTACCTCTATGGCTCAGACCAGCTGGTGGTTCGGATCCTGCAGGCCTTGGACCTCCCGGCCAAGGACTCCAATGGCTTCTCAGACCCCTACGTCAAGATTTACCTGCTTCCTGACCGAAAGAAAAAGTTTCAGACCAAG GTGCACAGGAAGACCCTGAACCCCGTATTCAATGAGACATTTCAGTTCTCCGTGCCCCTGGCTGAGCTGGCCCAGCGCAAACTGCACTTCAGCGTCTATGACTTTGACCGCTTCTCGCGGCACGACCTCATCGGCCAGGTGGTGCTGGACAACCTCTTGGAGCTGGCTGAGCAGCCTCCCGACCGCCCGCTGTGGAGGGACATCGTGGAGGGTGGCTCG GAAAAGGCAGATCTTGGGGAGCTCAACTTCTCACTCTGCTACCTCCCCACGGCCGGCCGCCTCACCGTGACCATCATCAAAGCCTCTAACCTCAAAGCGATGGACCTCACTGGCTTCTCCG ACCCCTACGTGAAGGCCTCTCTGATCAGCGAGGGCCGGCGGCTCAAGAAGCGGAAAACCTCCATCAAGAAGAACACGCTGAATCCCACGTACAACGAGGCGCTGGTGTTCGATGTGGCCCCTGAGAGCGTGGAGAACGTGGGGCTCAGCATCGCGGTGGTGGACTATGATTG catcgGGCACAATGAGGTGATTGGCGTGTGCCGCGTGGGCCCCGACGCTGCGGACCCCCATGGCCGCGAGCACTGGGCCGAGATGCTGGCCAACCCCCGCAAGCCGGTGGAGCACTGGCATCAGCTGGTGGAG GAAAAGACTTTGACCAGCTTCACAAAAGGCAGCAAAGGATTATCAGAGAAAGAGAACTCAGAGTGA